One genomic region from Prochlorococcus marinus CUG1433 encodes:
- the rsmI gene encoding 16S rRNA (cytidine(1402)-2'-O)-methyltransferase, whose translation MNTNSLLSHRKEEPEKGILYLVGTPIGNLNDISQRALNILKNVSLVACEDTRQTKKIMNKFKISNNLISFNKNNSYTKISKIIEDLKADKSVALVSDAGIPGICDPGEDLVRVVKSSGIDVICVPGPCAAITALVSSGLPSSSFVFEGFLPKKRIDREKIILEISNREKTTIIFEAPHRLKKLLGELYEVCGGTREIEVSRELTKKYEEHIGNNLEQVIKFFENRDILGEITIVIKGIEKKKDIEFSKADLKRELYDLMNAGLSLSAASKYLASKKGIKKGIIYKLK comes from the coding sequence ATGAATACTAATTCCTTATTATCCCATAGAAAAGAAGAACCAGAAAAAGGTATTTTATATTTAGTTGGTACGCCAATTGGAAATTTAAATGATATTTCCCAGAGAGCATTAAATATTCTTAAAAATGTTTCTCTAGTAGCCTGCGAAGATACTCGTCAAACAAAAAAAATAATGAATAAATTTAAAATATCAAATAATCTTATAAGTTTTAATAAAAACAATTCCTACACTAAGATTTCAAAAATTATTGAAGATCTCAAAGCAGACAAATCGGTAGCACTAGTTAGTGATGCAGGCATACCAGGGATATGTGATCCAGGAGAGGATCTTGTCAGAGTTGTAAAATCTAGTGGAATTGATGTTATTTGCGTCCCAGGTCCATGCGCGGCAATTACTGCATTAGTATCTAGCGGACTGCCTTCTTCGAGTTTTGTTTTTGAAGGTTTTTTGCCAAAAAAAAGAATCGATAGAGAAAAAATTATTTTAGAAATAAGTAATAGAGAAAAAACAACTATAATTTTTGAGGCGCCACATCGACTAAAGAAATTATTAGGAGAACTATATGAAGTTTGTGGGGGCACAAGAGAAATTGAAGTTTCACGAGAATTAACAAAAAAATATGAAGAACATATTGGAAATAATCTTGAACAAGTAATAAAGTTTTTTGAAAATAGAGACATACTAGGAGAAATTACAATCGTAATTAAAGGGATAGAGAAAAAGAAAGATATTGAGTTTTCAAAGGCAGATTTAAAAAGAGAACTTTATGATCTGATGAATGCTGGATTAAGTTTATCGGCCGCTTCAAAATATCTTGCGAGTAAAAAAGGGATAAAAAAAGGTATTATTTAT
- a CDS encoding 3'(2'),5'-bisphosphate nucleotidase CysQ, with amino-acid sequence MIKLPSGVDINNLIDDIRIFSWQAADILLYYSKLLEDSDYKKNILKNNNLEDPVTLADLEVNEVIIQRINEKYKSINWDILSEENVKISSKIFEGKNDWIWVLDPLDGTRDFIQGTGNYAMHLALNFKHKPFIGFVLIPDKNQLWITDGNKTWCEKRDGSKYKPNLVHNKNLEEMTLVTSKNHGNEILRNLIRKINFRKVETMGSIGCKIASIVAGESDIYICLSLPGKSSPKDWDFAAPESILKAAGGAITNLDNEELTYGQSGFKQGGIVVATSNRDNHERICLEIKKIIKDNRIYPLSF; translated from the coding sequence ATGATTAAATTACCTTCTGGTGTAGATATTAATAATCTTATCGATGATATAAGAATTTTCAGCTGGCAAGCAGCAGATATTTTGCTTTATTACTCTAAATTATTGGAAGATTCTGATTATAAAAAAAATATACTTAAAAATAATAATCTAGAGGATCCTGTGACTTTGGCTGATTTAGAAGTTAATGAGGTGATTATTCAAAGAATAAATGAAAAATATAAAAGTATTAACTGGGATATTTTGAGTGAAGAAAATGTAAAAATTTCTTCAAAAATTTTTGAAGGTAAAAATGATTGGATCTGGGTTCTAGATCCTCTTGATGGAACTAGGGATTTTATACAAGGAACAGGCAACTATGCAATGCATTTGGCATTAAACTTTAAACATAAACCCTTTATTGGATTTGTTTTAATTCCAGATAAAAATCAATTATGGATTACAGATGGTAATAAAACATGGTGTGAAAAAAGAGATGGATCAAAATACAAACCAAATCTAGTTCATAATAAAAATCTAGAAGAAATGACTTTAGTAACGAGTAAAAACCATGGAAATGAAATTTTGAGAAATTTAATTAGGAAAATTAATTTTCGCAAAGTAGAAACTATGGGAAGTATTGGCTGTAAAATAGCCTCTATAGTTGCTGGAGAAAGTGATATTTATATCTGTCTAAGTTTACCTGGGAAAAGCTCACCAAAAGATTGGGATTTCGCTGCACCAGAATCTATTCTAAAAGCAGCTGGTGGGGCAATTACAAATCTGGATAATGAAGAACTTACTTATGGGCAAAGTGGTTTTAAACAAGGTGGCATAGTAGTCGCTACTAGTAATAGGGATAACCATGAACGAATTTGTCTTGAAATAAAAAAAATAATTAAGGATAATAGAATTTATCCTCTTAGCTTTTAA